A window of the Parabacteroides merdae ATCC 43184 genome harbors these coding sequences:
- a CDS encoding tetratricopeptide repeat protein codes for MIHNVKILFFICFFTACSSTEQKEIVTAGELLRQAAFYGERLQFLPALETYQQAIKLAEKEKDSTVFSLAYLEMGKIYRYQSLKQKALQSEKKALSYIKSPACDSLRLELYREIGDMYTLSGQADSAFHYYEMAGCRIKQAKILQQNGSNKEAETLLKTELEQTIFPKEKAEVCLALADLQITLGKLDEAEKSLSQVPPSHPHLYAALSRIAQSRGDSLQADFYHKSYLHHLSVLRQEKEQNQITQLLRTSEQKEWEKRLTDSQKAQKEQIYVWVTLLVSCSTGIWGYSRYRQKRNVVSLSETDFFSSEIYLRFHRKEEWKPVPKDWEELLQAFNRTYPDFRERLKRKIPKLSEQEWRMCCLIKMEVPPSTAAMLLCCTNQAISMRRVRLYQKITGEKGTPELCDSFIRDF; via the coding sequence GGAAAGATTGCAATTTCTTCCGGCATTGGAAACCTATCAACAGGCAATCAAATTGGCGGAGAAGGAGAAAGACAGCACCGTCTTTTCCCTTGCCTACCTGGAAATGGGAAAAATCTATCGGTATCAATCTTTAAAACAAAAGGCACTACAAAGTGAGAAAAAAGCATTAAGCTATATCAAAAGTCCTGCCTGCGATTCGCTACGGCTGGAACTTTACCGGGAAATAGGGGATATGTATACCTTGTCCGGACAAGCAGACAGTGCCTTTCACTATTATGAAATGGCTGGATGTCGGATAAAACAGGCAAAGATATTGCAACAGAATGGAAGCAATAAAGAGGCTGAAACTTTATTAAAAACGGAGTTGGAACAAACGATTTTCCCGAAAGAGAAAGCAGAAGTATGTCTGGCTTTGGCTGATTTGCAGATTACTTTGGGAAAATTGGACGAAGCCGAAAAGAGTTTAAGTCAGGTCCCCCCTTCCCACCCGCATCTGTATGCTGCCCTGTCCCGCATCGCCCAAAGCCGTGGAGACAGCCTGCAAGCTGATTTCTACCACAAAAGCTACCTCCATCACTTATCCGTCCTGCGACAGGAAAAAGAACAAAATCAAATTACCCAACTCCTTCGTACCTCGGAACAGAAAGAATGGGAAAAACGTTTAACCGATAGCCAAAAGGCACAAAAAGAACAAATATATGTCTGGGTCACGCTACTTGTCTCTTGCAGTACCGGAATCTGGGGATATTCCCGCTACCGGCAGAAAAGAAATGTCGTTTCCCTGTCCGAAACAGATTTCTTTTCTTCAGAAATCTACCTGCGCTTCCACCGAAAAGAAGAATGGAAACCGGTTCCCAAAGACTGGGAAGAATTGTTGCAAGCTTTCAACCGGACCTATCCGGATTTCCGGGAACGGCTGAAAAGGAAAATACCAAAGTTGAGCGAACAGGAATGGCGCATGTGCTGCCTGATCAAAATGGAAGTTCCCCCTTCTACTGCCGCCATGCTCCTTTGCTGCACGAACCAGGCGATTTCGATGCGCCGCGTACGCCTGTACCAGAAAATCACAGGTGAAAAGGGCACTCCTGAGCTGTGTGATTCCTTTATTCGTGATTTTTAA